Within Desulfolithobacter dissulfuricans, the genomic segment GAACGGCCGGCCTCGGTGGTCAAGGAGCTGGTGGAAAACAGCCTGGATGCCGGTGGTTCCAGGATCCAGGTCCAGGTGGAGGGCAGCGGCACCCGGCTGATCCGGGTGGTGGATGACGGAATCGGCATGGACAGTGATGATGTTTTACTCTGCCTGGAGCGGCATGCCACCTCCAAGCTTTTCAGCGAAGACCAGCTGGCGGCCATCGCCACCCTGGGGTTTCGAGGCGAGGCCCTGCCCAGTATAGGTTCGGTGTCCAGGATGACGATTCTCTCGCGGCCGCGGACAGCGGACATGGGAACCCGGGCCGAGATGCGCTACGGGATCCTGCACGCCATCCACGAGGATGGCTGCCGCCAGGGGACGGTCATCGAGGTTCGCGGCCTGTTTGGCAATGTGCCGGCCCGGAGGAAATTTCTCAAGTCAGCCCGGACCGAACTGTATCACATCGAAGAGGTCCTGCGCGACCAGGCCCTGGCTCATCCCGGGGTGGGCTTTGTTCTCCAGGTCGAAGGCCGGACTGTCCTGGACCTGCAGCCGGGGGAGGACCTGGAGACCCGGGTACGACAGATCTACCAGGTCCAGGATCAGCTGCTGCCGGTATCCTTCCAGGAAAATACTGGTCTTGGCCTGGAGCTTGAGGGGTATCTGCTGGAGTCGGGTACCAGCCAGTCCCGGGTCCGCAGATTGCGCATCCTGGTCAATAACCGTCCGGTGCAGGACCGTATGCTCCTCCACGGTGTGCGCGAGGGCATGCGGGAATCTCTCATGACCGGCCAGCAGCCGGCCGGGGTCCTGCTGCTGCACCTGCCTCCGGATCAGGTGGACGTGAACGTCCATCCGGCAAAGCGGGAGATTCGTTTCCGCCGCAGCCAGGAGGTGCACCGGCTGCTGGTCAGAGGTATCAGGGAGGCCGTGGCCCGCTTCCAGGATGAGTTCCGGTCCCATCTCTTTGCTGTTCCTGACCTTCGAGCGCCCGCCGGAGCTGCTCCTGCTACCGATGACCAGCCTGTCCAGCGATCCCTTGGTGGAGTGTGGCGGCCATCCTCCGCCCCGGCCCGGAACCAGGCGGCCACCGGGGAGATACCTTGTGAATCGACCCCTGAGACGTACCCGCCTCCCGGTCCTCCCCCGGTCCAGCCCGACCAGCCCCCGGTCTCCGTGCGCCTGGCGGAGCCGGACCCGGACGCAGCAACCCGGGGAGCAGGGGGCAGGCCCTGGATGGGCTGCAGGTCATCGGCCAGCTCTTTGATCTTTACCTGCTCTGCCAGCGGGGGATGAGCTGGTCCTGATCGACCAGCACGCGGCCCATGAGCGGATTATCTATCAGCAGTTGCGCCGCGGATTTCTAAACCGCGCCATTCCCAGTCAGAGTCTTATGTTTCCGGTTCCGGTGGAGCTGGGACCCGAACAGGCCGAGACCATGGAGCGGGCCGGTGACGCTCTCCAGGCCCTGGGTTTTGTGGTGGAACCCTTTGGTGATGCCACCTGGGTGATCCAGGCCCTGCCGGCCCAGCTCGGCCATCTCGATCCTGCGAAGATGCTCCATGAGGTCCTGGACGAACTGCGTCTTGCCGGGGAGGACACTCCAGGGGTCGTTCTGTCGCCGCAGATGGAAAAACTCCTGGCCTCCATGGCCTGCAAGGCCGCGGTCAAGGCGGGTAACCGGCTCCAGGATCGCGAGATGGAGGAGCTGCTTCACCAGATGGAGAGCGCGGATTTTTTTTCCCACTGTCCGCACGGCCGACCGGTGATAAAGCAGATACCCCGGCGCGAGATAGAAAAATGGTTCCGGCGACTTTAACACCCATGCAGGCTCCCACGGCCTGCGCAACGAAATATGAAAGCTGTTGTCCCTCTGGAGGATGGAACGAGACTTTCATATAAAAGATAACAGCCAGACCGGGTGGCCGTGGAGCGGTGCCGGTCTGTTTATTCGGTTTTCAGCGTAAGGAGAAGAGTCATGAGCAGCTACATCATCCACCCCATCGTCATGGGAACCAAGATTTTTGACAAGGGTATGATGACCTATCAGCACGACTACGGGACCCCGTATACCATCCCTATTTACTGCTGGTACCTGGAAGGGGGGGACCGCACCATCCTGATTGATACCGGCGAGATGCATCCGGTGCAGTCCGAGGACCGGGAAAAGGCCATCGGCGGCAAAATCCATACCTTCGAGGAGGGGTTGGCCCGCCATGGCCTCACCCCGGCGGATATCGACATGGTCATCCATACCCATCTCCATGCCGATCACTGTGAAAATGACTATAAATGTGAAAATGCCCGGTTCTTTATCCATGAAAAGGAGCTGGAAACCATCGAAAATCCCCATCCTCTGGATTACCGCTATGTGGAGGATTTCATTTTCGAGATCCGCGACCGGGAGCAGATCGAAGTGGTCCGCGCCGATGGGGAACTGGTTCCCGGGATTTCGGTCCTCCATACCCCGGCCCATACCCCGGGCGGCATGACTGTCTTTGTGGACACGCCCCGGGGTCGGGTCGCCATCACCGGATTCTGCGTGATCCGTGAGAACTTTGAGCCGCCGGTCCAGATCCGGGCCATGGAAATGGAGGTGATTCCACCGGGTACCAGCGTCAACACGTATGAGGCCTACGATATCCTGGTCAAGGTCCGGGACATGGCCGACTATGTTATTCCACTGCATGAACCTGAGTTTGCCTCCGGGGAGGCGATTTCCTGAAACGGCAAGCAAAGAGGAGAGGGGGAGAAAAGGTAATGATCAGCAGGGATGAACTGTACGATCTCGTTATCAGCGGGCTGCCGGTCGCCCTGTTTGTGGTCGATGGTGATTTTGCAATTATCGAGTTCAACGTGGCGGCGGAAAAACTGACCGGCTGGAAACGTGAGGAAGTCCTGGGCCGGCCCTGTTTCGAGATCCTGGGTTCGAGTCTCTGTCGGTCCAGCTGTCCCCTGCGGGAAAGCGAGAAAACCGGGAAACCCTGTCTGGGCCGGGAAGCGGTACTCCATACCCGAAACGGCAAGAGAATGCCGATATTTTTTTCCAGCTCGGCCATGCTCGATGATCAGGGACGGATGAAGGCGGGTATCGAGGTGTTTCGGGATGCGACCGAGATAAAAAAGCTCGAAGCCCAGAAAAAGAACCTCATCTCACTCTTTACCCATGACCTCAAGGCCCCGGTGGCCATTGTCGGTGGCTTTGTCGATCGCCTGCTGCAGGAAAAGGCCGGGCCGCTGACCGACAAGCAGGGTGAGTATCTGCGGGCCATCCGCAAGGAGATATCCCGCCTGGAAAACTATATCCATTCCTTTCTGGACATCAGCCGCATTGAGGCCGGCCAGGTCGAGCTGCAGCTCGAGGAGCAGCCCATCGGTCCGCTGCTTACGGAGATCGTCCAGGGGTTCCGGGTGCCGGCTGCCGATAAAAAAATCCATATCTCTCTGGATATACAGGATAACCTGCCGCCCGTAAAGGTGGATTCCCTCCAGTTTACCCGGGTCATTTCCAACCTGCTCGATAACGCCATCAAGTACTCGGCCCCGGGCAAGGAGGTCCGGGTCAGCGCCCGGGAAGAGGGCGAAGACCTGGTCATCGAGATTCAGGACCAGGGCCCGGGTATCGCCCCGGATCAGCAGGAGCATATCTTCGACGCCTTCTACCGCATCCCGGGAACTCGGAAAAAGGCCGGCGGCAGTGGCCTTGGCCTGGCCGCGGTCCGGGCCATCATGGAGGCCCATGGCGGCCGGGCCTGGGTGGAGAGCAAGGAGGGTGAGGGAAGCCGCTTCAAGGTAGCGGTGCCCAAACAGGCCCCGCCCTGTGTTCAGTCTTCCAGGTAATAGCCCCGGGCAAGGTCGGTAAACGTTTCCACCTGCTCTTTTTGCCAGTTTGCATCCCGTTCCAGTTCCATGGCCAGGATGCGGGCCACCTCCGGCGCCATGTCGATGGCGGCCCTGGCATCAAGGAACAGGGCCCGTTGCCGCCTTGCCAGGATATCTTCCACTGTCCGGGCCATTTCATAGCGGGCCGACCAAGTGACCTCGATGGCGGTGTAGGGTAGCCGGGCATGGAGTTTCCGGCCCAGTTCCGGGTGTTCCGAGACAATGTCACGCATATAGTCGGCGTCCGAGCCGTAGTAGTAGAGTGGGTCGTGGTAATCCACATTGGACAGCCATCCGTGGATGGGCATGTTCTCGGTCAGGCATTTCCTGCTTTCCAGGCCGCCGACCATGGCGGCCTTGTCCACGGTGTCCTGGGCCATCTTGCGGTAGGTGGTCCACTTGCCGCCGGTGATTGTTACCAGGCCGGAGATGGAGACCCGCAGGTGGTGGTTGCGGGAGATCTCCTTTGTGGCCGTGGCGTCGCTGCCCTCCCTGGGAGCGGCCAGGGGACGCAGCCCGGCGAAGATGGAGAGGATATCGCACCGCTGCGGCTCCCGGGTCAGGTATTTCTTGGCCGTGGACAGGATAAAATCGACTTCTTCTTCCAGGGCCCGCGGTTCCAGGGAGCACTCCTCCAGAGGCGTATCGGTGGTGCCGACCACCACCCGTTCGTGCCACGGGACGGCAAAGAGGACCCGGCCGTCCGAAGTTTTCGGGATCATGATCGCCGAATCCCCCCTGAGAAATTCCTTGTCCAGGATGATATGGACTCCCTGGCTGGGGCGGACAAGGCGCGGCGCCCCGGGGTCGTCCATGTGCATGATCTCATCGACAAACACCCCGGTGGCATTGACCACGCTGCGGCCTTGCAGCCGGTAGGTGTCGCCGTTCTCCTGGTCCACGGCCTCCACTCCGCAGACAAGACCATCATCGTTTTTCAACAGCCCGGTAACTCGCATGTAGTTGACCACTACCCCGCCATGTTCGGCACAGGTCTGGGCGATGTTGATGGCGAGGCGCGAGTCGTCGAACTGGCCGTCGTAATAGATGACCCCACCGCGCAGCCCCTCGGTCTTCAGGTTGGGGATGGCACGCAGGACCTCCTCGCGCGACAGGGACTGGGAGGGGCCCAGGCCCAGCTTGCCGGCCATCATGTCATAGACCTTCATGCCCACGGTGTAGAAGGGACCGTCCCACCAGTCGTAGTTGGGGATGATGAACGACTGGTTCTTGACCAGGTGGGGAGCGTTCCGGCGCATGAGTCCCCGCTCGTGAAGGGCCTCGAGTACCAGGGAGATGTCGCCCTGGGCCAGGTAGCGGACCCCGCCGTGGACCAGCTTGGTGGATCGGCTCGAGGTTCCCTTGGTGAAGTCGGATTGCTCCAGCAGCAGGGTGCGGTACCCTCTCGAGGCGGCGTCCAGGGCCGTGCCGAGACCGGTGGCCCCGCCGCCGATGACGATGATGTCCCAGGGGGTGTCGCCCTGTTCGTGGATGGTTTTCAGCATGCGTTCGCGTTTCATGGATAACTCCTGTACACGGTCGTGCCTGTAAGGCGTTGCGGCCAGTCGGTGATGACTCCGACCCCGGCCTGGAGTAGTTCTCCGGCCCGGGTCATGTCGTTTACGGTCCAGCAGTTGACCCGCACTCCCACCCGGCGCAGTTCATGGACCAACTCCAGGTCCAGGAGTTGTACGGATGGGTGGTAGGCGGCGGCTGAGAGGTCCTTGAGATAGTGGATCAGGTCCGGGGGATGTTTCTTCTCGACCAGCACCCCGAGGGCCAGGGTTGAGCTCAGGCTGCGGGCCCGTCGGAGGTATTCGTGGCGGAAGGAGGAGAGCAGGACCAGATCCATGGTCCCGGTTTCTTCGAGCATGGCCAGGACCCGGTCCACAACCAGGGTGTCCCCGGGCGGGGTGCCGAGATCCTTGAGTTCCAGGTTGACCGGAAAACGGTGTCTGGCCGTGAAGGACAGTATCTCGCCAAGCAGGGGAATCTTCTGTCCCCTGATCCTGTCTTTCTCCTCCTCTTCCACCTCGCCCGACGCCACGGTGCAATACGGATCGGTCTCCAGGAACCAGGACCCGGCGTCCAACTCCCGGAGTTCGGCAACAGTGAACCGCTCCGTATGCCAGGGGCGGCGGTCCTTGAAGTGGGAATGGCTGGCCACATCGGTGGTCCGCTCCAGGGTGTCATCGTGGAAGATGATCGGTTCACCTTCCCTGCTGACCCGCACATCGGTCTCCCAGGCGTGGGCACCGCAGTCCCTGGCCTTCTCCAGGGCCAGAAGGGTGTTTTCCGGGGCAATGGACCGGGCTCCACGGTGGCCGCAGACAAAACCGGTCTCGGGCAGGTGGTCAAAAAACAAGTCAGACCTCTTTTTTGCTGAAATAGAGGTTCAAAAGAGCCAGGCAGGATGTACCGGTGATAAGTAGCAGCGAGATGGCGTTGATCACCGGGGTGGACCCGTCCCGCACCTGCAGGTACAGGTTGATGGGCAGGGTCGGTTCCGAGCCGATCAGGAAGAGCGTGGTGTTGAAGTTCTCAAAACTCATCAGAAAGGCCACGGCCGCCGCGCCGATGATGGCCGGCCGCAGGTAGCGCAGGGTGATGAGGCGGATGGCTTCCAGCCGGGTGGCGCCGAGGATCATGGCCGCCTCTTCCAGGGAGCGGTCGAATTTACGCAGCCGGGCCGAGACCACCAGGGCCACAAAGGTGGTGATGAACGAGAACTGGCCGAGCACCACCAGCCAGAAACTGGGACGGAACAGGCCGATATCCAGGCCAAAGGTGTTCTCGAAAAAGGTTCCGGCAGTGTTGGCGGCCAGAAGGAGTGAAATGCCCAGGATAACCCCGGGGATGACCAGTGGCGCCAGCATCAGAAAGTAGAGCCCGTTTTTGAAGGGGAACTCCTCCTGTTCAAAGAGAAAGGCGGTGCAGGTACCCACCGTGGTGCTGAACAGGGAGACCCAGAAGGCGGTCTTGAAGCTGACCCAGATGGAACGGAGGTTCTGCTCGTCATGGAAGATGCCGATCCGTTCCGGCCCGGGCGAGGTGAACCAGTCCAGGGTGAAGCCGTACCAGGGCAGGGACGGAAAATCCGAGTCATTGAAGGCCAGGACGCAGGTTACGGCCAGCGGCGCGAACAGAAAGATGAAATAGCAGATGACAAAGAGATGAAATGACCAGGTATAGGCCCTGGAATTGGGCAGCGAACGTATCATGTGGCCACCTCTCCGAGTTTTTGTCTGGTCAGCTTGAGGCCGGTCCAGATAATGGCAGAGCTGAGGATCAGGAGCAGGAAACCAAAGGCGGCGCCCTGGTTCCAGTTGAAGCTGGCAATGAACTGGTTGTAGATCTGCTCGGTGAACCAGAGCGAGTTCTTGCCCCCATGAGGTTGGGTGTCAGGTAGTTGCCGAGCGCCAGCATGAACACCACGATGGCGCCCGAGGTGATGCCTGGTTTGCAGTGGGGAATGATGATGGTGCTAAGTATTGCGAATTTGGAGGCCTCCAGATCATAGGCGGCCTCGATCAGGGAATCGTCCAGGCTCTCCATCACCGAGATGAGCGGCACCACCATGAACAGCATGGAGGTATAGACCAGCCCCATGATCATGGTCACGTCGTTGTAGAGCATTTCCACCGGCTGGTCGATGAGTCCCGTTTTCAGGAGAAAATAGTTAAACACCCCGGATTCCCGCAGCAGGATCATCCAGCCGTACACCCGGACCAGTTCGCTGACCCAGAAGGGCAGGAGCAGGAGCACGGTGAGAAAACCCCGGGTCCGGGGTCGGGCCAGCTTGGCGATGTAGAAGGAGACCGGCAGGGCCAGGACAAAGGTACAGAGCGTGGTGATAATGGCGTAGAGCGCGGTACGGACAAAGGTGCGCCAGTAGATGGGTTCGGTGAAGAAATTTTTGTAGTTCTGCAGGGTCCAGACCGGGTCGCCCAGGTCGCTTTCACCCCTGAAGCTCATCAGGAGAAGATCGATGTGCGGCAAAACGAT encodes:
- the mutL gene encoding DNA mismatch repair endonuclease MutL, which produces MSRIRILSEQLANQIAAGEVVERPASVVKELVENSLDAGGSRIQVQVEGSGTRLIRVVDDGIGMDSDDVLLCLERHATSKLFSEDQLAAIATLGFRGEALPSIGSVSRMTILSRPRTADMGTRAEMRYGILHAIHEDGCRQGTVIEVRGLFGNVPARRKFLKSARTELYHIEEVLRDQALAHPGVGFVLQVEGRTVLDLQPGEDLETRVRQIYQVQDQLLPVSFQENTGLGLELEGYLLESGTSQSRVRRLRILVNNRPVQDRMLLHGVREGMRESLMTGQQPAGVLLLHLPPDQVDVNVHPAKREIRFRRSQEVHRLLVRGIREAVARFQDEFRSHLFAVPDLRAPAGAAPATDDQPVQRSLGGVWRPSSAPARNQAATGEIPCESTPETYPPPGPPPVQPDQPPVSVRLAEPDPDAATRGAGGRPWMGCRSSASSLIFTCSASGG
- a CDS encoding N-acyl homoserine lactonase family protein, which translates into the protein MSSYIIHPIVMGTKIFDKGMMTYQHDYGTPYTIPIYCWYLEGGDRTILIDTGEMHPVQSEDREKAIGGKIHTFEEGLARHGLTPADIDMVIHTHLHADHCENDYKCENARFFIHEKELETIENPHPLDYRYVEDFIFEIRDREQIEVVRADGELVPGISVLHTPAHTPGGMTVFVDTPRGRVAITGFCVIRENFEPPVQIRAMEMEVIPPGTSVNTYEAYDILVKVRDMADYVIPLHEPEFASGEAIS
- a CDS encoding sensor histidine kinase, with translation MISRDELYDLVISGLPVALFVVDGDFAIIEFNVAAEKLTGWKREEVLGRPCFEILGSSLCRSSCPLRESEKTGKPCLGREAVLHTRNGKRMPIFFSSSAMLDDQGRMKAGIEVFRDATEIKKLEAQKKNLISLFTHDLKAPVAIVGGFVDRLLQEKAGPLTDKQGEYLRAIRKEISRLENYIHSFLDISRIEAGQVELQLEEQPIGPLLTEIVQGFRVPAADKKIHISLDIQDNLPPVKVDSLQFTRVISNLLDNAIKYSAPGKEVRVSAREEGEDLVIEIQDQGPGIAPDQQEHIFDAFYRIPGTRKKAGGSGLGLAAVRAIMEAHGGRAWVESKEGEGSRFKVAVPKQAPPCVQSSR
- a CDS encoding glycerol-3-phosphate dehydrogenase/oxidase produces the protein MKRERMLKTIHEQGDTPWDIIVIGGGATGLGTALDAASRGYRTLLLEQSDFTKGTSSRSTKLVHGGVRYLAQGDISLVLEALHERGLMRRNAPHLVKNQSFIIPNYDWWDGPFYTVGMKVYDMMAGKLGLGPSQSLSREEVLRAIPNLKTEGLRGGVIYYDGQFDDSRLAINIAQTCAEHGGVVVNYMRVTGLLKNDDGLVCGVEAVDQENGDTYRLQGRSVVNATGVFVDEIMHMDDPGAPRLVRPSQGVHIILDKEFLRGDSAIMIPKTSDGRVLFAVPWHERVVVGTTDTPLEECSLEPRALEEEVDFILSTAKKYLTREPQRCDILSIFAGLRPLAAPREGSDATATKEISRNHHLRVSISGLVTITGGKWTTYRKMAQDTVDKAAMVGGLESRKCLTENMPIHGWLSNVDYHDPLYYYGSDADYMRDIVSEHPELGRKLHARLPYTAIEVTWSARYEMARTVEDILARRQRALFLDARAAIDMAPEVARILAMELERDANWQKEQVETFTDLARGYYLED
- a CDS encoding glycerophosphodiester phosphodiesterase; this translates as MFFDHLPETGFVCGHRGARSIAPENTLLALEKARDCGAHAWETDVRVSREGEPIIFHDDTLERTTDVASHSHFKDRRPWHTERFTVAELRELDAGSWFLETDPYCTVASGEVEEEEKDRIRGQKIPLLGEILSFTARHRFPVNLELKDLGTPPGDTLVVDRVLAMLEETGTMDLVLLSSFRHEYLRRARSLSSTLALGVLVEKKHPPDLIHYLKDLSAAAYHPSVQLLDLELVHELRRVGVRVNCWTVNDMTRAGELLQAGVGVITDWPQRLTGTTVYRSYP
- a CDS encoding ABC transporter permease, with the protein product MIRSLPNSRAYTWSFHLFVICYFIFLFAPLAVTCVLAFNDSDFPSLPWYGFTLDWFTSPGPERIGIFHDEQNLRSIWVSFKTAFWVSLFSTTVGTCTAFLFEQEEFPFKNGLYFLMLAPLVIPGVILGISLLLAANTAGTFFENTFGLDIGLFRPSFWLVVLGQFSFITTFVALVVSARLRKFDRSLEEAAMILGATRLEAIRLITLRYLRPAIIGAAAVAFLMSFENFNTTLFLIGSEPTLPINLYLQVRDGSTPVINAISLLLITGTSCLALLNLYFSKKEV